From Vigna unguiculata cultivar IT97K-499-35 chromosome 5, ASM411807v1, whole genome shotgun sequence, the proteins below share one genomic window:
- the LOC114184204 gene encoding uncharacterized protein LOC114184204 isoform X2 has product MHDSSSIFAISSTDSRALRRLTLPCFGSLFASATGIPPPHKSSRAPTCCASLQVRYCVRALIWVVFCRQTLTHFRPSISLANRWGWGKKQKPSILPATTKCSELRCGLGPGDA; this is encoded by the exons ATGCACGATTCTTCTTCCATCTTTGCTATTTCATCCACCGATTCACGAGCCCTGCGTCGCCTGACCTTGCCCTGTTTTGGTTCGCTATTCGCCTCGGCCACTGGCATTCCTCCTCCGCACAAGTCGTCACGAGCACCTACTTGTTGCGCCTCATTGCAAGTTCGTTATTGCGTGCGTGCCCTCATTTGGGTTGTCTTCTGCCGTCAGACGCTCACGCACTTCAGGCCTTCAATCTCGCTCGCTAACCGTTGGGGTTGGGGAAAGAAGCAGAAACCCTCAATACTACCAGCGACGACGAAG TGCTCTGAATTGAGATGTGGACTTGGACCAGGAGATGCTTGA
- the LOC114184204 gene encoding uncharacterized protein LOC114184204 isoform X1: MHDSSSIFAISSTDSRALRRLTLPCFGSLFASATGIPPPHKSSRAPTCCASLQVRYCVRALIWVVFCRQTLTHFRPSISLANRWGWGKKQKPSILPATTKPQLHTIPVMFQSNSGDVPVRF, encoded by the exons ATGCACGATTCTTCTTCCATCTTTGCTATTTCATCCACCGATTCACGAGCCCTGCGTCGCCTGACCTTGCCCTGTTTTGGTTCGCTATTCGCCTCGGCCACTGGCATTCCTCCTCCGCACAAGTCGTCACGAGCACCTACTTGTTGCGCCTCATTGCAAGTTCGTTATTGCGTGCGTGCCCTCATTTGGGTTGTCTTCTGCCGTCAGACGCTCACGCACTTCAGGCCTTCAATCTCGCTCGCTAACCGTTGGGGTTGGGGAAAGAAGCAGAAACCCTCAATACTACCAGCGACGACGAAG CCCCAACTACACACGATCCCGGTGATGTTTCAGAGCAATTCCGGTGATGTTCCCGTGCGATTTTGA